From the Thermococcus sp. M36 genome, the window CTGACACTGCTGGCACTCTTCGACATAATAGTTGCAGTGTACCTGTTCAAGCCGGACAACTTCTGGGACGAACTCCACAAGGGTGCCTACATGACGGTTCCCGGATGGTACAAGCCAATAACAATGTACATAGCCCCAATACTCCTGCTCATACCGCTCGTCGGCATGGCAAAGGCCTTCGCAACAACCGCCCTCGGAACCCCGGCAAAGCTCGCAATAGTGTTCTTCATGCTCGTGGGTGCAGTGGAGAGCTACTACTCGATCAAGAAGAAGTACAAGGAAGAGCTAGAGAAGAACGAAATCATCATAAGGGCATGAGGTGGTGAAGATGGGAAGCTGGGCAATCTACATGCTACTGGCATGGCTTGTGATATTTGCCATGATGTTCTGGAGCATCGGAAAGCTCCTGAAGGCTGAGAAGGAAGGGGTTTAAATACCCCCACCACTCAATCTTTTTTGGAGGTGTCCCCGTGAAGAGCCCAGGAATTCTTCTGGATACCGCAGAGGTTGTGGAAACTACAGTGCCACGCGTTGAGGACCTCACAGTCCTCAGTGACAAGGAAAAGGAGAAGGTGAAGAGGCTCCTTATGGAGGCGGCCAAAAACTTCAAGGAGCTGTCAGAAAACGTCAAAAACGACAACGTCCAGCTTGCCGAGTTCTTCTACAAGAGGGCCAAAGAGCTGAAGAACAGCACCAGCGACAAGGGTATAGAGAAGATAGGGAAAAAGGCCTACATGAACCTCGTCAAGAAGATGAACCTCTATTCCAAGTCGGGGATATACGACTTTGACCCGGACATGCTGAAATCCCTGAAGAAGGCCTACCGCACGTACCTGTTCGGCATGACCGCGTTTTTTGTGCTTGTTGGTGTTTACATGAGCACGGTAATGGCCATTACGGCCCTTATCCTCGCAATACCCATAATCCTGTCCATGCTCTCCCTCCAGAGAAGGGGTTACATGGGACTTCTGCTGGCGTTTTCAGCCGCTCCCGTCCCCATAATACAGGGTGTTATGGGGGCGAGTTACGGAATCAGGGCCCTAAACGATCCCGCGGTCATAGAACAGATAGCCAGAGAGATGGGCAAAAGCATATCCTTCGTCCAGGGGTACCTTGGGTTCATGGTCGTACTGAGCGTGGTCGAGCTGTACCTCATCATCAGGGGATTGTACCTGCTCTACAAGCACAGGCACGCGTTCCTGTGAAAAAAGAAAGCCCTCAGTAGAGGGCTTCGTTCCCCCTTTCCCCCGTTCTTATCCGCACAGCATCCTCAACGGGAATTATGAAAATCTTCCCGTCACCCGGCGTCCCGCTGCGGGCGTTCTTTACTATGGTATCCACGACCTTTTCCACGTCCTTGTCCTTGACGACTATCTCAAGCTTCATCTTTGGCAGCAGGTCGTAGGGAGGCACACCTCCCTGAACACCGCGGCCCTGGACGGGATAGGCAGTCAGCGGGATTATCCCTATCTGCTTCAACGCGTTCTTAACGCGGTCGAAGTCATTCCCCCTAATAATCGCCTCGATCTTCTTCATGGACATCACGGCGTAATATTGGTCAAAGTTAAGAAAAGGGTTTCGAAAATTAAATAAAAACGCGGAACGCTCACTGAATCTGCTCAACGAACTTCCTCAGCCTCTTCAGAGAGATGCGGGTTCTTCTGGCAAGCTCTTCAAGGTCCGCGTTCTTCAGGTCGGTGACGGTGTAAACCCCCGCCCTCCTCAGCCTCGCGAGGGTCTTCGGCCCGATGCCCTTTATGGCCAGGAGGTCGCTTCCGGCTCTGGCCCCCGTTGTCTTTCCGGATTTTATCGGTTTCTCATTCCTGCTTTTCTCAGGAGTCCCCCCAATTCTGGGCTTTCTCCCGGGTCTTCCTGCTCCCCTCGAAGTTCTCATCGGCCCCGGCTCACCCTTGATAGCAACTTCCTTGACAATCTCGGTGGCGTAGGCCCTCTCGGGCATCTCCTCCCTGGGCCTCTCCAATTCCCCCTCTTCCCCGCTGGGCTTCTCGGACGGCACCTCTGGCGGTTCGACGTACTCCTCAAGCTCGGGCGGGTTTTCGCTCACGTAGTAGGCCGCGATAACCGGTCTAAACACATTGTCCCTATCCTCCAGCTCTCCGAGCAACTCGATGTTGAACTCACCGGTTTTGATGTACTTCACCAGCTCGTTTGCCAGCCTGTGGAAGTCCCTGCTGTGGACTAAAATCCTCCTCTTCCCGTACTCCTTAGCCTGGCCCGTCGTTATGAGGAACCCCCAGTCGCTCGCCTCCAGTATCAGAAGCTCCCTCGCGAGCTGTTCAATGGCTCTGTCCGCTAGTGCATCCCGGCCGTAGTAGCGGCTCGCTATAGCGACCATCCTGTCCTCGGCGCGGTAAACGTGCCCCCACATCCACTCCGTTTCCTCGTTCCACCAGGTCGAGTGGTCTGAGTTTGCCCCCCAGGAACCTTCGGGAAGCTCTATCTCGTGCCTCTCTCCGGAGTAACCCTCGAGAAACCTTGAGAGGGTTGTTGTCTCTATCCCCCTTAGAGACATCAGCTCCAGAACCCTTCCGAGCCACTTAATCCCTTCGAACCACCAGTGGCCGAAGAGCTCCGTGTCGTAGGGCGAGACGATTATTCCCTTCTCACCTGTCCTCTCCTCGAACTCCCACAGGAGTTTCTCCACCAGGCTCACGAAGTGCCGCGCATGCTCCTCAACGCGCTCCATCGCTTTATCGGGGTCGTAGAACTCCTTGTCGCCGAGCTCAACGTCCTTTCCCGTTATCCTCCAGTATTGCCCCCCGCTCTCCGGGGCCTTCCTGTGGAACTCCCGGTACCAGAAGTCGCCGGGGTAGCCGTGGCGGGCACTCCAGACCTGGTGGCCGGTCTCGCGGTTGCGGGCGAAAACTGCAACCTTCGAACCCCTTATCCAGTAGGGCCTGAGCGTGCTCTTTTCGCCCACGTAAACATCAATCCCGCCGTACTCCTTCGTTACCGGACCCTCATCAACCAGCCTGCTCTCGACAAAGAAGTACTCGATGCCGAACTCCTCTAGGAACTTCTCAATACCCGTCCGCCTGATTTTCTTCCCGCCGGGAAGCTCCCAGTCTCCAGAGGGTCTGTAGGCGCACTCCGGGAGCCATATCCCTCTCGGCCTTTTCCCAAAGTGCTTCTCGTAGGTCGCTATTCCGTTCGCTATCTGGGCCCTTATAGCCTCGTCCCTGCCGAGGAGGGGCAGGTATCCGTGCGTTGCCGCGGAGGTTATTATCTCTATGTAGCCCCTATCCTGAAACTCGCGGAACTTGCCAATGATGTCGCCGTTTATCGCCCTCCAGTAGTCGTAGACACTCCTGAAATGGTCGAGGCTCGCCCTGACTGCTTCCTCGTCGTACTTCCCCGAGAGGAGGTCTTCCTCAGTCTTCGCTATCTTCCTCTTCAGGTATTTCTCAAACTCGCTCTTTATGTATTCATCGACAAGCTGCTCGGCCAGAACCGGAGTGATGTTCATCACGAGCTGGAACCTGACGCCAGCAGCGGCCAAACGCTCGAACTCCATCAGAAGTGGCAGGTACGTCTCGCTCATCGCTTCGTAGAGCCATTCTTCGCCGAAGGGCCATTTGCCGTGTTTCCTGACGTAGGGGAGGTGAGTGTGCAGGACAAAGGTGAAGTAGCCTTTCATTGTATATCACCGGGGGTGTTATGGTGCTTGGGGTATTTAACCTTAGTGAGTCCATATGTGGTCTTATGTCTTCATATGTGCATTGAAGCGAGCCGGTGCTATTGCCGTTGTGCTCCTTGAGCCCTGCTGTCGGTTCTGTCCTCGGGCCTTGGAACCTTTTCAAAGCTCGCCTGGATTATCTATGACATCGGAATAGCGAACCTTTCGTAGGGGCTACTGAACGAGGCCCTTGACGATTCCAATTCCGATGTCCTGCGCGTGGGTATGACCATAACGGGTAGGCTCGTTCTTGTGCTCGGCCTCAGGTTCCTGTGAAAGCTTTTAACCTCCCCCCCCCAACTTTTCTCGGTGGGAGAATGAAGGAGGAGATGAGCAGCGTTGACATACGCTACATCGTGAGGGAGCTTCAGTGGTTAATAGGCTCTCGCGTTGACAAGGTTTACCACGACGGCGACGAGATAAGGATAAAGCTCCGCACGAGAGAGGGAAGGGCAGATCTAATCCTCCAGGCTGGCAAGAGGTTCCACCTCACCAGCTACGTCAGGGAGGCGCCGAAGCAGCCCTCAAGCTTCACGATGCTCCTCAGGAAGCACCTTTCAGGGGGTTTCATTGACGCCATTGAACAGTACGGCTTCGACAGGATAGTAAAGGTCAGGGTGGGGAACTACACGCTCATCGGCGAGCTCTTCAGGAGGGGAAACATCATCCTGGTCAACTCGGAGAACAAAATCGTCGCCGCCCTGCGCTACGAGGAATACAAGGACAGGAGAATAATGCCGAAGGCGGACTACCAGTACCCCCCAGCCAGGGAGAACCCCCTTGAGGTTTCGAAGGAGCGCTTCCTTGAGCTCATGAGAGAAGATGGGGAGCTAGAGCTCGTCCGTGCTTTAGCAAGGAAGCTTAATATGGGGGGCATGTACGCCGAGGAGATATCACGGAGGGCAGGGTTTGAGAAAACCACTCCAGTCAAAGAGCTGAGCGATGAGGATTTGATGAGGGTCTACAGGGCAATGATAGCCACCTTCAACGACGAGCCAAAGCCCAACATCGTCTTCAAGGACGGAAAAATGCACGACGTCGTTCCAATCGAGCTGAAAATCTACGATGGGCTTGAGAAGCGCTATTTTAAAACCTTCAGCGAGGCTTTGGATGAATACTTCGGAAAGATCACCATTGAAAAAGCCCGGATGGAGCAGACGAAGAGACTTGAGGCCAAGAAGAGGCAGCTCCTCATGACGCTTAAAAAGCAGGAGGAGATGCTGAAGGGCTTCGAGGAGGGGGCGAAGGCCAACCAGGAAATAGGCGACCTTATCTATGCGAACTACGCCCTCATCGAGAGGCTTTTGGAAGAATTCAGGAAAGCCACCGAAAAGCTCGGCTGGGACGAGTTCAGGAGGAGGATAGAGGAGGGCAAGAAGGCAGGAAACAGGGTCGCGCTCATGGTGAAGGGCACCGACCCGAAGGAGAAGGCAGTGACGATAGAGCTTGAGGGGAAGAAGGTGAGGCTGTATCTCAACAGGAGCATCGGCGAGAACGCGGAGCTCTACTACGAGAAGGCTAAGAAGTTCCGCCACAAGTACGAGGGGGCACTTAAGGCCTACGAGGACACGAAGAAGAAGCTCGACGAGGTGGAGAAGCTCATCGAGGAGGAAATGAAGAAGGAGCTGAACGTCAAGCGCATAGAGAGGAGAAAGAAGAAGTGGTTCGAAAAGTTCCGCTGGTTCGTGTCGAGCGAGGGCTTTCTCGTATTAGCGGGCAAGGACGCCAGCACCAACGAGATCCTCATCAAGAAGCACATGAGCGAGAACGACCTCTATTGCCACGCTGACGTTTACGGCGCTCCGCACGTCGTCATCAAGGACGGGCAGAAAGCGGGAGAAAAGACCATATTTGAGGCCTGTCAGTTCGCGGTTTCGATGAGC encodes:
- a CDS encoding 1,4-alpha-glucan branching protein, with translation MKGYFTFVLHTHLPYVRKHGKWPFGEEWLYEAMSETYLPLLMEFERLAAAGVRFQLVMNITPVLAEQLVDEYIKSEFEKYLKRKIAKTEEDLLSGKYDEEAVRASLDHFRSVYDYWRAINGDIIGKFREFQDRGYIEIITSAATHGYLPLLGRDEAIRAQIANGIATYEKHFGKRPRGIWLPECAYRPSGDWELPGGKKIRRTGIEKFLEEFGIEYFFVESRLVDEGPVTKEYGGIDVYVGEKSTLRPYWIRGSKVAVFARNRETGHQVWSARHGYPGDFWYREFHRKAPESGGQYWRITGKDVELGDKEFYDPDKAMERVEEHARHFVSLVEKLLWEFEERTGEKGIIVSPYDTELFGHWWFEGIKWLGRVLELMSLRGIETTTLSRFLEGYSGERHEIELPEGSWGANSDHSTWWNEETEWMWGHVYRAEDRMVAIASRYYGRDALADRAIEQLARELLILEASDWGFLITTGQAKEYGKRRILVHSRDFHRLANELVKYIKTGEFNIELLGELEDRDNVFRPVIAAYYVSENPPELEEYVEPPEVPSEKPSGEEGELERPREEMPERAYATEIVKEVAIKGEPGPMRTSRGAGRPGRKPRIGGTPEKSRNEKPIKSGKTTGARAGSDLLAIKGIGPKTLARLRRAGVYTVTDLKNADLEELARRTRISLKRLRKFVEQIQ
- a CDS encoding alpha-glucosidase → MKSPGILLDTAEVVETTVPRVEDLTVLSDKEKEKVKRLLMEAAKNFKELSENVKNDNVQLAEFFYKRAKELKNSTSDKGIEKIGKKAYMNLVKKMNLYSKSGIYDFDPDMLKSLKKAYRTYLFGMTAFFVLVGVYMSTVMAITALILAIPIILSMLSLQRRGYMGLLLAFSAAPVPIIQGVMGASYGIRALNDPAVIEQIAREMGKSISFVQGYLGFMVVLSVVELYLIIRGLYLLYKHRHAFL
- a CDS encoding P-II family nitrogen regulator encodes the protein MKKIEAIIRGNDFDRVKNALKQIGIIPLTAYPVQGRGVQGGVPPYDLLPKMKLEIVVKDKDVEKVVDTIVKNARSGTPGDGKIFIIPVEDAVRIRTGERGNEALY
- the rqcH gene encoding ribosome rescue protein RqcH translates to MKEEMSSVDIRYIVRELQWLIGSRVDKVYHDGDEIRIKLRTREGRADLILQAGKRFHLTSYVREAPKQPSSFTMLLRKHLSGGFIDAIEQYGFDRIVKVRVGNYTLIGELFRRGNIILVNSENKIVAALRYEEYKDRRIMPKADYQYPPARENPLEVSKERFLELMREDGELELVRALARKLNMGGMYAEEISRRAGFEKTTPVKELSDEDLMRVYRAMIATFNDEPKPNIVFKDGKMHDVVPIELKIYDGLEKRYFKTFSEALDEYFGKITIEKARMEQTKRLEAKKRQLLMTLKKQEEMLKGFEEGAKANQEIGDLIYANYALIERLLEEFRKATEKLGWDEFRRRIEEGKKAGNRVALMVKGTDPKEKAVTIELEGKKVRLYLNRSIGENAELYYEKAKKFRHKYEGALKAYEDTKKKLDEVEKLIEEEMKKELNVKRIERRKKKWFEKFRWFVSSEGFLVLAGKDASTNEILIKKHMSENDLYCHADVYGAPHVVIKDGQKAGEKTIFEACQFAVSMSKAWSRGVYSEDAYWAYPDQVTKQTPSGEYLGKGAFMVYGKRNWLHGLPLKLAVGVINYEGEDFVVCAPVEAIKAHTDRYIVIRPGSLKKSELVKKIRHILEKWGYKVREEDVMSVLPPGNGDIVEVVD